Proteins co-encoded in one Corylus avellana chromosome ca9, CavTom2PMs-1.0 genomic window:
- the LOC132162011 gene encoding protein BIC2-like, which translates to MKEKRTRMDNHEDSAACSRKKTHKTDQQEDTQRLSSKTHQREKYEETALPADEVLPAVAASEAVPEDGGRERLKKHRVEVAGRVWIPDIWGQEDLLKDWIDCSAFDASLVPTGIMSAREALAEEGRRANSSGLRIENSEDEERQVNV; encoded by the exons ATGAAAGAAAAACGCACCAGAATGGATAATCACGAGGACTCAGCTGCATGCAGTCGCAAGAAAACCCATAAGACTGATCAACAAGAGGATACACAAAGGTTGTCTTCGAAAACCCATCAGCGAGAAAAGTACGAGGAAACAGCATTGCCAGCAGACGAGGTCTTACCAGCTGTTGCCGCCTCAGAGGCCGTGCCGGAGGACGGCGGACGTGAGAGGCTGAAGAAACATAGGGTTGAGGTGGCGGGTCGGGTTTGGATTCCGGATATATGGGGCCAGGAAGATCTGTTGAAAGATTGGATAGACTGCTCTGCGTTTGATGCTTCGTTAGTCCCCACCGGAATCATGTCGGCACGTGAAGCTTTGGCTGAAGAGGGAAGAAGAGCAAACTCTAGCGGATTAAGAATAGAAAACag TGAGGATGAGGAGCGGCAAGTGAACGTATAG
- the LOC132192115 gene encoding uncharacterized protein LOC132192115, translating to MGSSLHQWESDPLFSAAEVVQDSADRMESLFRLLLHEQSLVHGEHPDPKLLLSIDYHRRDLATTLETAKWQLEDFERAVSLSSTTDKPQMRDDILSRHKQFVIAIREQIINMEKSLEDASLGDTMRMRNTEWINLNEQDRDGLALFLSGGNPAESFNNYSVEDSSVMKRFLDPTTAASSKDTASGLVEHSSREIESLNINGISQIDHNFDSRKDNNMRKVGSHFSSRLGFEAPDCLQETSCNRHGEDESWDLEANEAKPKSFFHGNKLYGWWSRLNVFRFSNNLWTAYGSSVTRNYTKRLKDGEEHRHSPSYIDISHGAQGQHSRSRRMYFSVLTKVMYFCHWLGACRARYQRSPYYVQVNRHSIQLTLIILLTIIILGLLVSQIA from the exons ATGGGGTCGAGTTTGCACCAATGGGAATCGGACCCTCTGTTTTCGGCTGCAGAGGTCGTCCAAGACTCCGCTGACag GATGGAATCACTTTTCCGCCTTTTGTTGCATGAGCAAAGTCTTGTTCATGGTGAACATCCGGATCCAAAGCTACTTCTATCAATTGATTATCATAGGCGTGATCTTGCAACAACCCTTGAAACAGCAAAATGGCAG TTGGAAGATTTTGAAAGAGCGGTCAGCTTATCATCTACGACAGACAAGCCTCAAATGCGGGATGATATACTTTCCAGACACAAGCAGTTTGTCATAGCCATTAGggaacaaataattaatatggaGAAAAGCTTGGAAGATGCTTCATTGGGGGATACCATGAGAATGAGAAACACTGAGTGGATTAACTTaaatgaacaagacagagatgGGTTGGCATTGTTTCTTTCTGGGGGAAATCCTGCAGAAAGCTTCAATAATTATAGTGTAGAAGACAGTAGTGTAATGAAAAGATTTCTTGATCCAACCACAGCAGCTAGTTCAAAAGACACTGCTTCTGGCCTTGTTGAGCACAGCAGCAGAGAAATTGAAAGCCTGAATATCAACGGGATTTCACAGATTGACCACAACTTTGATTCCAGGAAGGACAATAACATGAGGAAGGTGGgttctcatttttcttcaagGTTGGGATTTGAAGCACCTGACTGTCTTCAAGAGACCTCTTGTAACAGACATGGTGAAGATGAGAGTTGGGATCTGGAAGCTAATGAAGCCAAACCTAAAAGCTTCTTCCATGGGAACAAGTTATATGGGTGGTGGAGCAGATTGAATGTGTTTCGTTTCTCAAATAATTTATGGACTGCATATGGGAGCTCGGTCACTAGGAATTATACAAAGAGGTTAAAAGATGGAGAGGAGCATAGGCATTCCCCGTCATACATTGATATATCTCATGGTGCACAG GGTCAGCATAGCCGTTCCCGACGAATGTACTTCAGTGTTTTGACAAAGGTTATGTACTTTTGTCACTGGCTCGGAGCTTGTCGAGCAAGATATCAGAGATCTCCGTACTATGTTCAAGTCAATCGACATTCCATTCAATTGACATTGATAATACTACTTACAATCATTATTTTAG GTCTTTTGGTCTCTCAAATAGCTTAA
- the LOC132192242 gene encoding protein CIA1, with protein sequence MELSEGACELKLLDRLEGHSDRVWSLAWNPATGSAGVPLVFASCSGDKTVRVWEHAPSPSSASWTCKAVLEDTHTRTVRSCAWSPDGKLLATGSFDATTSIWENVGGDFECVATLEGHENEVKSVSWNAGGTLLATCGRDKSVWIWEAELANEFECVSVLQGHTQDVKMVQWHPTMDVLFSCSYDNTIKVWADDDDDWRCVQTLGEPNNGHSSTIWALSFNASGDKMVSCSDDLTLKIWETNNMNMHSGDGHAPWRHLCTLSGYHDRTIFSVHWSSEGIIASGAADDGIRFFVENKDGLVDGPLYKLLLKKEKAHEMDVNSVQWSPGEKRLLASASDDGTIKIWELASLCTGNGY encoded by the exons ATGGAGTTGTCCGAAGGAGCGTGCGAGCTGAAACTGCTCGATAGGCTCGAAGGCCACAGCGACAGGGTGTGGAGCCTGGCGTGGAACCCAGCCACCGGCTCTGCTGGTGTTCCGCTCGTTTTCGCCTCATGTAGTGGCGACAAGACCGTCCGCGTCTGGGAGCACGCGCCCTCCCCCTCGTCTGCCTCTTGGACCTGCAAG GCGGTTCTGGAAGACACGCACACCAGGACCGTCCGATCTTGCGCTTGGTCCCCCGATGGGAAACTACTGGCCACCGGTAGCTTCGATGCCACCACTTCAATTTGGGAGAACGTTGGTGGCGATTTCGAATGCGTTGCCACTTTAGAG GGTCATGAAAATGAAGTGAAAAGCGTGTCGTGGAATGCGGGGGGGACGCTGCTCGCAACGTGTGGCCGAGACAAATCGGTATGGATTTGGGAAGCGGAGCTTGCGAACGAGTTTGAGTGTGTTTCGGTGTTGCAGGGACATACTCAGGATGTTAAGATGGTTCAGTGGCATCCGACTATGGATGTTTTGTTTTCGTGTAGTTACGATAATACGATTAAG GTTTGGGCGGATGACGATGATGATTGGCGGTGCGTTCAGACTTTAGGTGAACCTAACAA CGGTCACTCATCGACCATTTGGGCACTCTCTTTCAATGCTAGTGGAGACAAAATGGTCTCATGTAG TGATGATCTTACCCTAAAGATATGGGAAACAAACAACATGAATATGCATTCTGGTGATGGCCATGCTCCTTG gaGACATCTCTGTACTCTCTCAGGTTATCATGATCGAACCATTTTCTCAGTTCATTGGTCAAG TGAGGGTATTATTGCCAGTGGAGCAGCTGATGATGGCATACGATTTTTTGTGGAGAACAAAGACGGTTTG GTTGATGGACCTTTGTATAAATTGCTGCTGAAGAAGGAGAAGGCCCATGAAATGGACGTAAATTCAGTGCAATGGAGCCCTGGG GAGAAACGGCTATTAGCTTCTGCGAGTGATGATGGTACAATAAAGATATGGGAGCTGGCTTCACTATGTACAG GAAATGGCTACTAG
- the LOC132192344 gene encoding putative pentatricopeptide repeat-containing protein At5g52630: protein MKASSRLMLWDSATIAQVIQTYAQTRQLNKGKQLHGQLICAGYPLCTFLTNHLLNMYAKCGYLDHALKLFDTMPQRNIVSWTAMITGFSQNLRLPEALETFCQMQNAGESPNQFAFSSVVRACASLGWIEIGRQMHCLALKCGFGYELFVGSNLADMYSKCRAMIDACKVFEEMPCKDEVSWTTLIDGYAKNGNFEGALLAYKRMINDGFVIDQHVLCSTLSACGALKACNFGKSLHSSVVKLGFELDIAVGNALTDMYAKSGDMESASNMFDTESEGRNVVSCTSLIDGYVERDQIEKALYIFADLRRQGVEPNEYTFSSLIKACTNQAALEQGTQLHAQVVKFNFDTDLYVSSILVDMYGKCGLLDDSIRVFDEIGDPAEIAWNSLVSVFAQHGLGKGAIETFDRMIHKEVKPDAITFVSLLTACSHAGLAEEGLKYFHSMEKTYGVVPREEHYSCVIDLLGRAGKLKEAEEFINNMPIEPNAFGWCSFLGACRIHGDKERGKLAAEKLMKLEPENSGAHVLLSNILAKERQWEGVRNIRKMMRDDNVKKLPGYSWVDAGNKTHIFGAEDWSHPQKKEIYEKLDSLFDQIRKAGYVPYTDSIPFDMDDSMKEKLLHHHSERIAIAFALLSIPAGKPIIVKKNLRVCLDCHSAIKYISKVVGRKIILRDNSRFHHFAEGSCSCGDYW, encoded by the coding sequence ATGAAAGCATCTAGCAGGCTCATGCTCTGGGACTCTGCCACCATAGCCCAAGTTATTCAAACCTACGCACAAACCAGACAGTTGAACAAAGGGAAGCAGCTCCACGGTCAGCTAATATGCGCCGGGTACCCACTATGCACCTTTCTCACCAACCATCTCCTCAATATGTACGCCAAATGTGGATACCTCGATCATGCTCTGAAACTGTTCGACACAATGCCTCAGAGAAACATAGTTTCTTGGACAGCGATGATCACTGGGTTTTCTCAAAACTTGAGGCTTCCAGAAGCGTTGGAGACATTTTGTCAAATGCAAAATGCTGGGGAAAGCCCTAACCAGTTTGCATTTTCGAGTGTTGTTCGAGCTTGTGCTTCTCTTGGGTGGATTGAGATTGGGAGGCAGATGCATTGTCTTGCTTTAAAATGTGGGTTTGGTTATGAATTGTTTGTGGGTAGTAATTTAGCGGATATGTATTCGAAGTGCAGGGCGATGATTGATGCTTGTAAAGTTTTTGAGGAGATGCCATGTAAGGATGAGGTGTCGTGGACCACTTTGATTGATGGGTATGCAAAGAATGGTAATTTTGAGGGAGCTTTATTAGCTTATAAGAGGATGATCAATGATGGTTTTGTGATTGATCAACATGTTCTTTGTAGTACTTTAAGTGCTTGTGGGGCACTTAAGGCTTGTAACTTTGGGAAGTCACTACATTCGAGTGTTGTGAAGTTGGGATTTGAATTAGATATTGCTGTAGGGAATGCCCTCACGGATATGTATGCAAAATCAGGAGATATGGAAAGTGCTTCAAATATGTTTGATACTGAATCTGAGGGTAGAAATGTTGTGTCTTGTACTTCTTTGATTGACGGGTATGTTGAGAGGGATCAGATCGAGAAGGCATTATATATTTTTGCTGACTTGCGGAGGCAGGGAGTTGAACCTAATGAGTACACTTTCTCTAGCTTGATCAAGGCTTGTACTAACCAGGCTGCACTTGAACAAGGAACCCAACTCCATGCCCAAgtggttaaatttaattttgataccGACCTTTATGTTTCTTCAATTCTTGTTGACATGTATGGGAAATGTGGCTTGCTTGATGACTCAATCAGGGTCTTTGATGAGATTGGAGACCCGGCTGAAATTGCATGGAATTCATTGGTGAGTGTGTTTGCGCAGCATGGTTTAGGAAAAGGTGCTATAGAAACTTTTGATAGGATGATCCATAAAGAAGTGAAACCAGATGCAATAACATTTGTCAGTCTTTTAACAGCGTGTAGCCATGCTGGACTAGCAGAGGAAGGGTTAAAGTACTTCCATTCCATGGAGAAGACTTATGGTGTAGTGCCTAGAGAAGAACATTATTCCTGTGTTATTGATTTACTTGGCCGAGCTggaaagcttaaggaagctgAAGAATTTATCAACAACATGCCAATTGAGCCAAATGCTTTTGGATGGTGTTCTTTTCTCGGGGCTTGCAGGATCCATGGTGACAAGGAGAGGGGCAAACTTGCAGCTGAGAAACTGATGAAGCTTGAACCTGAAAATAGTGGTGCACATGTTTTGCTTTCCAATATACTTGCAAAAGAAAGGCAATGGGAAGGCGTGAGGAATATAAGGAAGATGATGAGAGATGACAATGTCAAGAAATTGCCAGGTTATAGTTGGGTTGATGCTGGAAACAAAACCCATATTTTTGGAGCTGAAGACTGGTCTCACcctcaaaagaaagaaatatatgaGAAGCTTGACAGTCTTTTTGATCAGATAAGAAAAGCTGGGTATGTTCCTTATACAGATTCTATTCCATTTGATATGGATGATAGTATGAAGGAGAAGCTTCTTCATCATCACAGTGAGAGGATAGCTATTGCATTTGCACTCCTTAGCATTCCAGCTGGGAAGCCAATCATTGTGAAGAAAAATTTAAGGGTGTGTCTGGATTGCCATTCTGCAATTAAGTACATTTCCAAGGTGGTTGGGAGAAAGATTATTCTCAGGGATAACAGCAGATTTCACCATTTTGCAGAGGGGTCATGTTCCTGTGGAGATTATTGGTAA
- the LOC132162015 gene encoding iron-sulfur assembly protein IscA-like 2, mitochondrial, with product MARSAIQRLAPYLVGRIRENQRLLSSVSSSSVLDELLPSSSSSSSPSPSLDALQLTENCVRRMKELQASEASADEKMLRLSVETGGCSGFQYVFDLDAKTNSDDRVFEQEGVKLVIDNISYDFVKGATVDYVEELIRAAFVVTENPSAVGGCSCKSSFMVK from the exons ATGGCGAGATCGGCGATTCAGCGCTTGGCGCCGTACTTGGTAGGCCGAATCCGAGAGAACCAGAGGCTTCTAAGCTCCGTTTCTTCGTCTTCTGTTCTTGACGAACtccttccatcttcttcttcttcatcatctccgTCTCCTTCCCTCGATGCCCTTCAATTGACTGAAAATTGCGTCCGG AGAATGAAAGAGCTGCAAGCTAGTGAGGCATCGGCTGATGAAAAGATGCTACGGTTGAGTGTGGAAACTGGTGGATGTTCTGGGTTCCAATATGTTTTCGATCTGGATGCCAAAACCAACTCGGATGACAG GGTTTTTGAGCAGGAAGGAGTTAAGTTGGTGATCGATAATATTTCTTATGATTTTGTAAAAGGGGCAACCGTTGATTATGTTGAGGAGCTAATCCGTGCGGCTTTCGTG GTGACAGAAAATCCAAGTGCAGTGGGTGGGTGCAGTTGTAAAAGTTCTTTCATGGTGAAATAG
- the LOC132162152 gene encoding large ribosomal subunit protein uL1 produces MSKLQSETLREVISQVLNAAKEKNRKFTETVELQIGLKNYDPQKDKRFSGSVKLPHIPRPKMKVCMLGDAQHVEEAEKIGLEYMDVEALKKLNKNKKLVKKLAKKYHAFLASESVIKQIPRLLGPGLNKAGKFPTLVTHQETLESKVTEIKAMVKFQLKKVLCMGVAVGNCSMEEKQLFQNVQMSINFLVSLLKKNWQNVRCLHLKSTMGSAIRLY; encoded by the exons ATGAG TAAGCTTCAGAGCGAAACGCTTAGGGAGGTGATCTCCCAGGTGTTGAACGCCGCGAAGGAGAAGAATCGTAAGTTCACGGAGACCGTGGAGCTTCAAATCGGGTTGAAGAACTACGATCCCCAGAAGGACAAGCGTTTCAGTGGCTCCGTGAAACTCCCTCACATTCCTCGCCCTAAGATGAAGGTCTGCATGCTCGGTGACGCTCAGCACGTCGAAGAG GCTGAGAAGATAGGATTGGAGTATATGGATGTGGAGGCTCTGAAAAAACTCAACAAGAACAAGAAGCTGGTCAAGAAGCTGGCCAAGAAGTACCATGCCTTTTTAGCATCTGAATCCGTTATTAAGCAGATTCCTCGTCTTTTGGGCCCTGGTCTTAACAAGGCAG GTAAGTTTCCCACACTGGTGACTCATCAGGAAACCCTGGAGTCGAAGGTTACTGAAATAAAAGCAATGGTGAAGTTTCAACTTAAGAAGGTTCTTTGTATGGGCGTTGCTGTGGGGAATTGCAGTATGGAGGAAAAGCAGCTCTTCCAGAACGTGCAAATGAGTATCAACTTCCTTGTTTcattgttgaagaaaaattggCAAAAT GTGAGGTGCTTGCACCTGAAGAGTACCATGGGATCGGCAATCAGGCTCTATTGA
- the LOC132162016 gene encoding glucosamine 6-phosphate N-acetyltransferase — protein MQPGDPPIEEPKFQVRRLQVSDKSKGFIELLQQLTVCDSVSDKDFEDRFQEISSLGDHHVICVIEDKCSGKIIATGSVFIEHKFLRNCGKVGHIEDVVVDTNTRGMQLGKKVIVFLMDHACSMGCYKVILDCSLENKAFYEKCGFKQKEIQMVKYFV, from the coding sequence ATGCAGCCCGGTGACCCGCCCATCGAAGAACCAAAGTTTCAAGTCCGTAGATTACAGGTCTCTGACAAAAGCAAGGGTTTTATTGAGTTACTGCAGCAACTAACTGTCTGTGACTCTGTATCTGACAAGGATTTTGAAGATCGATTTCAGGAGATCAGCTCCCTTGGAGATCACCACGTGATTTGTGTTATAGAAGACAAATGTTCTGGTAAGATTATTGCAACAGGGAGCGTGTTCATTGAGCACAAATTTTTGAGGAATTGTGGCAAAGTTGGGCACATTGAAGATGTTGTGGTTGACACAAATACTCGAGGGATGCAATTAGGCAAGAAAGTCATTGTGTTCCTTATGGATCATGCTTGTTCAATGGGGTGTTATAAGGTGATTCTTGACTGCAGTTTGGAGAATAAAGCGTTTTATGAGAAATGTGGTTTCAAGCAGAAAGAAATTCAGATGGTCAagtattttgtttga